A genome region from Natranaeroarchaeum sulfidigenes includes the following:
- a CDS encoding SDR family NAD(P)-dependent oxidoreductase: MIDPELDGRTVLVTGSARGVGRELLLAAAERGAKTAVHYNTSDAAAVEVADRAAELGAADTTVVQGDVTDPEAVDDLFEAVEADLGDVDVLVNNVGAFAPVHWSEMDFDTWQGIFATNVHATYLCSRRALPSMRDKEYGRIVNVGYASSEKGLINPKNAPYFMAKAGVLMFTRMLAADTADDGITVNAISPYVVENSAEFPEELPRGRPAAFEDMTQAMLFFLDEDSDYISGENIEVDGGWLPEDV; encoded by the coding sequence ATGATCGATCCCGAACTCGATGGACGGACGGTCCTGGTAACCGGAAGCGCGCGTGGCGTCGGGCGCGAACTGCTTTTGGCGGCCGCCGAGCGCGGCGCGAAGACGGCAGTTCACTACAACACGAGCGACGCCGCCGCCGTCGAGGTAGCCGACCGCGCCGCCGAACTGGGTGCGGCCGATACTACGGTAGTACAGGGCGATGTCACTGATCCCGAGGCGGTGGACGACCTGTTCGAGGCCGTCGAAGCCGACCTCGGAGATGTCGACGTGCTGGTCAACAACGTCGGCGCGTTCGCGCCTGTCCACTGGTCCGAGATGGACTTTGACACCTGGCAAGGGATCTTTGCCACGAACGTCCACGCGACCTATCTGTGCTCGCGGCGCGCGCTCCCGTCTATGCGCGACAAGGAGTATGGGCGAATCGTCAACGTCGGCTACGCCTCCAGCGAGAAGGGGCTGATCAACCCCAAGAACGCGCCGTACTTCATGGCGAAGGCGGGCGTCCTGATGTTCACCCGAATGCTCGCGGCCGACACCGCCGATGACGGGATCACAGTCAACGCCATCTCGCCGTACGTCGTCGAGAACTCCGCCGAGTTCCCCGAGGAACTGCCGCGAGGCCGTCCCGCCGCGTTCGAGGACATGACACAGGCGATGCTCTTTTTCCTCGACGAGGACAGCGACTACATCAGCGGGGAGAACATCGAGGTGGATGGAGGATGGCTGCCCGAGGACGTGTAG
- a CDS encoding universal stress protein, with translation MTLKSVLVAVGPGDADRAEEIAEAAVEVAKPADATVYLAHVFTDDEYQDVLDQLEFDTELSQVSPDDTAQRHATIRSLRDVLGEHDIDYEIRGAVGAHGETIVDLATETDADRVIVGGRKRSPTGKAVFGSTAQHVMLNSPCPVTFVREQ, from the coding sequence ATGACTCTCAAGTCAGTTCTCGTCGCAGTCGGACCCGGTGACGCTGACCGAGCCGAAGAGATCGCCGAAGCAGCAGTCGAAGTCGCCAAACCCGCGGATGCGACAGTCTACCTCGCACACGTCTTCACCGACGACGAGTATCAGGACGTCCTCGACCAGCTCGAGTTCGACACCGAACTCTCGCAGGTATCGCCGGACGACACCGCCCAGCGCCACGCAACGATCCGCTCGCTGCGTGACGTCCTGGGTGAGCACGATATCGACTACGAAATCCGCGGCGCAGTCGGCGCACACGGCGAGACGATCGTCGACCTCGCGACGGAGACGGACGCGGACCGCGTTATCGTCGGTGGCCGCAAGCGGTCCCCGACCGGCAAGGCGGTGTTCGGCAGTACTGCCCAGCACGTCATGCTCAACTCGCCATGTCCGGTCACCTTTGTCCGCGAGCAGTAA
- a CDS encoding ROK family protein translates to MVHYAGVDLGATNVRAVVADGDGTIVGSHEQGTPRGPTGIAVTEAVLGVLRQACANANVDPESITAAGIGSIGPLDLAEGAVMDPANLPNTIDRIPLTGPIRNLIDSDEVYLHNDTNAGVIGERFYSDRNPDDMAYLTISSGIGAGVCVDGNVLGGWDGNAGEVGHMVVDPQGELTCGCGKDGHWEAYCSGNNIPEYAKWIHQEDPIETSLPVEDPDFSAVDVFNLAGEDPLADHVIDQVAHWNAMGVANIIHAYAPLVIYVGGAVALNNEELVLGPLKKELPEMVFTNVPDVQLTTLGDEVVVKGALASAMTRGTGDRTKLH, encoded by the coding sequence ATGGTGCATTACGCGGGCGTCGACCTGGGCGCGACCAACGTCCGGGCTGTCGTCGCTGACGGCGATGGGACCATCGTCGGCTCACACGAGCAGGGGACCCCCCGCGGCCCGACCGGAATCGCGGTCACCGAGGCCGTTCTCGGCGTGCTCCGGCAGGCCTGCGCGAACGCGAACGTCGACCCGGAATCGATCACTGCTGCCGGAATCGGCTCGATCGGTCCGCTCGATCTCGCCGAGGGAGCCGTGATGGATCCGGCGAACCTCCCGAATACGATCGATCGGATCCCACTGACTGGTCCGATCAGGAACCTGATCGACAGCGACGAGGTCTATCTGCATAACGATACGAACGCGGGCGTTATCGGCGAACGGTTCTACAGCGATCGCAACCCGGACGATATGGCCTACCTGACGATTTCCAGCGGGATCGGTGCGGGTGTCTGTGTCGACGGGAACGTCCTGGGCGGTTGGGATGGCAACGCGGGCGAGGTCGGTCATATGGTCGTCGATCCACAGGGGGAACTTACCTGTGGCTGTGGGAAAGACGGCCACTGGGAGGCGTACTGCTCTGGCAACAATATCCCAGAATACGCGAAGTGGATCCATCAGGAAGATCCGATCGAGACCTCCCTGCCCGTCGAGGACCCTGACTTCTCAGCGGTAGACGTGTTCAACCTCGCTGGCGAGGACCCACTCGCCGATCACGTCATCGATCAGGTCGCCCACTGGAACGCGATGGGCGTTGCCAACATCATCCACGCGTACGCGCCACTCGTCATCTACGTCGGCGGAGCAGTCGCGCTCAACAACGAAGAACTCGTCCTGGGGCCGCTCAAAAAGGAACTCCCGGAAATGGTGTTCACGAACGTCCCGGACGTCCAGTTGACTACGCTCGGCGACGAGGTCGTCGTCAAGGGCGCACTCGCAAGCGCGATGACCCGCGGCACCGGCGACCGGACGAAGCTCCACTGA
- a CDS encoding LVIVD repeat-containing protein encodes MRRRTLLRTGAGILAGTTVGRVAAQDDDNGYEPLGSVEIPGAKDAAVVDGEVAYVAATDGFVTVDLSDPAEPEMLAEERGIPEDGPIDAIWDLWPDGDRLVVAGPANPTSLTPTVMLYDVSDPADPVGIDLYEPGYPVHNTFFEDGIIYLTQHGDDGHPLAIVDTADDELTELTRWSLLQHDDDWSGVNQRLYPIHDVYVQNDLAYVSYWDAGLWILDVSDPGDPEYVNHFGDYTREELEAMDDERALWEPLAPPGNAHYAQVDETGTLLGVGKEAWETEDGDGELVGGPGGIDLWDIEDPTDPEHLSHIPAPEAYDNTQEGQFTTAHNFDIVDGRLYSSWYFGGVKIHNVEDPENPEEIAWWREPDEAVFWTAQSGLPGEFFVGSSAESDGGFELAPTGALYTFPDERGEQASPPSLTEPPEGTDDSSGDEPTDGNDDVEATDEDGDDTDSGDSDDDPVPGFGPVVGVLGVGLGAWRYAKRNDRENQHRK; translated from the coding sequence ATGCGCCGCCGAACCCTCCTCCGTACCGGTGCGGGTATTCTCGCCGGAACGACCGTTGGACGTGTCGCCGCACAGGACGACGACAACGGCTACGAACCGCTCGGAAGCGTCGAGATTCCGGGAGCAAAAGACGCCGCGGTCGTCGATGGTGAGGTCGCCTACGTCGCGGCGACTGACGGCTTCGTCACGGTCGACCTTTCCGATCCCGCGGAGCCAGAGATGCTCGCCGAAGAACGCGGGATACCTGAGGACGGACCCATCGACGCCATCTGGGATCTCTGGCCCGATGGCGACAGGCTTGTCGTTGCCGGACCAGCCAACCCGACGTCTTTGACGCCGACGGTGATGCTGTACGACGTGAGCGACCCCGCCGACCCGGTCGGCATCGATCTGTACGAACCCGGCTATCCGGTCCACAATACCTTCTTCGAGGACGGGATCATCTACCTCACACAGCACGGCGACGATGGACATCCACTCGCGATAGTCGACACTGCGGACGACGAGCTAACCGAGCTCACTCGATGGTCACTGCTCCAGCACGACGACGACTGGAGCGGGGTCAACCAGCGTCTCTATCCGATCCACGACGTCTACGTGCAGAACGACCTCGCGTATGTATCGTACTGGGACGCCGGACTCTGGATCCTCGACGTGAGCGATCCGGGCGATCCGGAGTACGTCAACCACTTCGGCGACTACACGCGCGAGGAACTCGAAGCGATGGATGACGAACGCGCCCTCTGGGAACCGCTTGCCCCGCCCGGAAACGCGCACTACGCGCAGGTGGACGAGACCGGCACCCTGCTCGGTGTCGGCAAGGAGGCCTGGGAGACCGAAGACGGCGACGGGGAGCTGGTCGGCGGTCCCGGGGGGATCGACCTCTGGGATATCGAGGACCCAACCGATCCCGAACATCTGTCCCATATCCCTGCACCGGAAGCCTATGACAACACGCAGGAAGGGCAGTTTACAACCGCGCACAACTTCGATATCGTGGACGGGCGCCTCTACTCCTCGTGGTACTTCGGTGGCGTCAAGATTCACAACGTGGAGGATCCCGAAAACCCCGAGGAGATCGCGTGGTGGCGCGAACCCGACGAGGCGGTGTTCTGGACTGCCCAGTCGGGTCTCCCCGGCGAGTTCTTCGTGGGCAGCAGTGCTGAGAGCGACGGTGGCTTCGAACTGGCACCTACGGGTGCGCTCTACACGTTCCCGGATGAACGGGGCGAGCAGGCGTCACCGCCCTCGCTGACCGAACCGCCCGAAGGAACCGATGACAGCAGTGGCGACGAACCGACCGATGGGAACGATGATGTCGAGGCGACTGATGAAGACGGGGATGACACTGACTCCGGCGATTCCGATGACGATCCAGTTCCCGGTTTTGGCCCCGTCGTTGGTGTACTCGGTGTCGGCCTCGGCGCGTGGCGATACGCGAAGCGGAACGATCGAGAAAACCAACACCGTAAATGA
- a CDS encoding NifU family protein, with translation MSTDASEEVGDAESLAEEIETWLVKQMPIIKMHGGTSNVRKADPDSGEVVIELGGGCAGCDVADITSGNIEAELLKKYPEIEEVTVRVPDSGEAFGIDQKESIMGIDRTEGGRGDFKDGRW, from the coding sequence ATGAGTACCGACGCGTCCGAAGAGGTAGGCGACGCCGAGAGTCTGGCCGAGGAGATCGAGACCTGGCTGGTAAAGCAGATGCCGATCATCAAGATGCACGGCGGCACCAGCAACGTCCGAAAGGCCGATCCCGACTCCGGCGAAGTCGTCATCGAACTCGGCGGGGGCTGTGCGGGCTGTGACGTCGCGGATATCACCTCCGGCAATATCGAGGCGGAGCTCCTGAAGAAGTATCCCGAGATCGAGGAGGTCACCGTCCGCGTCCCCGACTCCGGTGAAGCCTTCGGTATCGATCAGAAAGAAAGCATCATGGGCATCGACCGGACCGAGGGCGGCCGCGGCGACTTCAAGGACGGTCGCTGGTAG
- a CDS encoding cell division protein SepF yields MGLMSSILGDRNSRSAEDYVELNLDEFESAASDAAMQVHIAEIGGQKDVIDIKDAVYDGDLVIADITRLRTQDSTVEHVVDELRQVAEEVDGDIVQKGDDQLIVTPTGIKISRTKLGDGA; encoded by the coding sequence ATGGGACTGATGAGTTCGATTCTCGGCGACCGCAACTCCCGGAGTGCCGAGGACTACGTGGAACTGAACCTCGACGAGTTCGAATCCGCTGCGAGCGACGCCGCGATGCAGGTACACATCGCGGAGATCGGCGGCCAGAAAGACGTCATCGACATCAAGGACGCGGTCTACGACGGCGACCTCGTAATCGCAGACATTACTCGCCTGCGCACGCAGGACAGCACGGTCGAACACGTCGTCGACGAACTGCGACAGGTCGCCGAAGAAGTCGACGGCGACATCGTCCAGAAAGGCGACGATCAGTTGATCGTCACGCCGACGGGGATCAAGATCAGCCGGACGAAACTCGGCGACGGCGCGTAA
- a CDS encoding DUF1028 domain-containing protein, translating to MTFSICVREEYTDDEGGHQTRFGVAVTTRLPAVGTLCPFASENGAVATQSLVNVDLGRDGVRYLDEGLAVEDALDALLNADEGRAQRQLHGVDADGSFTFSGEECKGWFGDHDGGSYTVAGNLLTGPDVIDSVADTYEELAHEESVDPLDDDGPAPLAERLVDALAAGHAEGGDKREELPIQSAALIVARTEDAEMEPYYDDLRVDATETPITDLRETYELAREGYQDAVALYEEAYAEDDLDADE from the coding sequence ATGACGTTCAGTATCTGTGTGCGTGAGGAGTATACCGACGACGAAGGGGGCCACCAGACCCGGTTTGGCGTTGCTGTCACGACCAGACTGCCCGCCGTCGGGACGCTCTGTCCGTTCGCCAGCGAGAACGGTGCGGTGGCGACCCAGAGCCTCGTCAACGTCGATCTCGGCCGGGACGGCGTCCGCTATCTCGACGAGGGGCTGGCGGTCGAGGATGCCCTCGACGCTCTGTTAAACGCCGATGAGGGGCGCGCCCAGCGCCAGCTCCACGGCGTCGACGCCGACGGCTCGTTTACCTTCTCCGGCGAGGAATGCAAAGGCTGGTTCGGCGACCACGACGGCGGGAGCTACACCGTCGCGGGCAACCTCCTAACCGGTCCTGACGTCATCGATAGCGTGGCCGACACCTACGAGGAACTCGCACACGAGGAGTCGGTCGATCCGCTTGACGATGACGGCCCGGCACCGCTGGCCGAGCGCCTGGTCGACGCGCTGGCTGCCGGTCACGCCGAGGGCGGGGACAAACGCGAGGAACTGCCGATCCAGAGCGCCGCTCTGATCGTCGCCCGCACCGAGGACGCGGAGATGGAACCGTACTACGACGACCTGCGGGTCGACGCGACCGAGACGCCGATCACCGATCTGCGGGAGACCTACGAACTGGCCCGCGAGGGGTATCAGGACGCCGTTGCACTGTACGAGGAGGCCTACGCTGAGGACGATCTGGACGCCGACGAGTAA
- a CDS encoding DUF7312 domain-containing protein, which translates to MTDGSGEPERRGESEQPPTGPPAGREDPSPDSANNVEIEADDEWRFGVDDVDENGIVNEDRRIDTSIEPETIAAENAVFVVLGVLIAVLILARTVTVFA; encoded by the coding sequence ATGACTGACGGCAGCGGTGAACCGGAACGTCGGGGCGAATCCGAGCAGCCCCCGACAGGACCGCCAGCTGGACGTGAGGATCCATCGCCCGACTCGGCGAACAACGTCGAGATTGAAGCCGACGACGAATGGCGATTTGGCGTCGACGATGTCGATGAGAACGGTATTGTCAACGAAGACCGCCGCATCGACACGTCGATCGAGCCGGAAACGATCGCTGCCGAAAACGCCGTGTTCGTCGTGTTGGGCGTCCTCATTGCGGTACTGATTCTCGCCAGAACCGTGACCGTGTTCGCCTGA
- the pyk gene encoding pyruvate kinase — MRNAKIVCTIGPASDSRSMLRNLADAGMSVARINASHGNREDRADLIDRIQAVSQASEDPLAAMFDTQGPEIRTADIDGAIELETGSEIRLYEGDDATPEAVGLSIPITGVDAGDTVLFDDGRIELTVTDVDGDEIYANVISGGELTARKGVNVPGVDLDLDVVTEKDRRDLALAAEKEVDLVAASFVRDAEDVYAVNEVLEENGADIPIISKIERAGAVDNLDEIIEASYGIMVARGDLGVECPMEQVPVVQKRIIRKCREAGVPVITATEMLDSMVHARRPTRAESSDVANAVLDGTDAVMLSGETAIGDHPVRVVEAMDRIVREVEQSTEYRELREQRVPTADDTRTDALARSARYLARDIGASAVVAASESGYTALKTAKFRPGVPVVAATPNEGVRRRLALSGGVQPANTIFVEEGSDRLIENAVQAAMDTGIAESGDTVVVLSGMMTEFDDVHSTNLLKVHIAAETVASGRVVVDGRVSGPVVGSEDGDLSEVPEDAILALTPDFDGEFSGDTEKLAGIVDSRPGLTGYPAMVARELDIPMISGAPLGDAIENLDRVTVDAERGVVYAGDILEARRSVADE, encoded by the coding sequence ATGAGAAACGCGAAAATCGTCTGCACTATCGGGCCAGCCTCGGACTCTCGAAGTATGCTCCGGAACCTCGCGGATGCGGGAATGTCGGTTGCACGTATCAACGCGAGCCACGGGAACCGGGAGGACCGCGCCGATCTGATTGACCGGATTCAGGCGGTCAGTCAGGCGTCGGAAGATCCGCTCGCGGCGATGTTCGATACCCAGGGTCCGGAGATCCGAACCGCCGATATCGACGGGGCGATCGAACTCGAAACCGGCTCCGAGATCCGCCTCTACGAGGGGGATGACGCGACGCCCGAGGCTGTCGGGCTCTCGATCCCGATCACGGGTGTCGACGCCGGGGACACCGTGCTGTTCGACGACGGGCGAATCGAGCTCACAGTCACCGATGTCGACGGTGACGAGATCTACGCCAACGTCATCAGTGGTGGCGAACTCACGGCTCGAAAAGGCGTCAACGTGCCCGGCGTGGATCTGGATCTGGATGTCGTGACCGAAAAAGACCGCCGCGATCTTGCGCTCGCGGCCGAGAAGGAAGTCGACCTGGTCGCAGCGAGTTTCGTTCGCGACGCGGAAGACGTCTATGCGGTCAACGAGGTGCTCGAAGAGAACGGGGCCGATATCCCGATCATCTCGAAGATCGAGCGCGCTGGCGCAGTCGATAATCTCGACGAGATTATCGAGGCGTCCTACGGGATCATGGTCGCCCGCGGCGACCTCGGCGTCGAGTGTCCGATGGAACAGGTCCCAGTCGTCCAGAAACGGATCATTCGGAAATGCCGGGAAGCCGGTGTTCCGGTTATCACCGCGACGGAGATGCTCGATTCGATGGTGCATGCCCGACGCCCGACCCGAGCGGAGTCCTCCGACGTTGCCAACGCCGTGCTCGATGGAACTGATGCAGTGATGCTCTCAGGTGAAACGGCGATCGGTGACCACCCGGTCCGTGTCGTCGAGGCGATGGACAGGATCGTTCGCGAAGTCGAACAGAGCACCGAATATCGCGAACTCCGCGAACAGCGTGTCCCCACGGCCGACGACACGCGGACCGATGCACTCGCTCGTTCGGCCCGCTATCTCGCCCGGGATATCGGTGCCAGCGCTGTCGTCGCCGCAAGCGAGTCCGGCTATACCGCACTCAAGACCGCAAAGTTCCGGCCGGGCGTCCCCGTCGTCGCGGCGACACCGAACGAGGGCGTCCGTCGCAGGCTCGCCCTCTCCGGTGGCGTCCAGCCCGCAAACACGATTTTCGTCGAGGAAGGCTCTGACAGACTGATCGAAAACGCCGTCCAGGCGGCGATGGATACTGGAATCGCGGAAAGCGGTGATACTGTGGTCGTTCTCTCTGGGATGATGACCGAGTTCGATGACGTTCACTCGACGAATCTCCTCAAGGTTCACATCGCCGCAGAAACGGTTGCGTCCGGTCGGGTCGTCGTCGACGGGCGCGTCTCGGGGCCGGTTGTCGGTTCCGAAGACGGGGACCTCTCGGAGGTGCCGGAGGATGCGATCCTCGCTCTCACCCCCGACTTCGACGGGGAGTTCTCCGGAGATACGGAGAAGCTGGCCGGAATCGTCGACTCTCGGCCCGGTTTGACCGGCTATCCAGCGATGGTTGCCCGCGAACTCGACATCCCAATGATCAGTGGCGCACCGCTGGGTGATGCAATCGAGAATCTCGATCGTGTCACGGTCGATGCCGAACGCGGCGTCGTTTACGCCGGGGATATCCTCGAGGCACGCCGGTCCGTCGCTGACGAGTAG
- a CDS encoding HVO_2922 family protein has product MPDTNQDESLHESSATRSRNGLATFFRRLSRRLARGEPVPVDEEQTVTVTPPEESDLDVEIERDGDQLRLDIAVEWEEGEDDIETDVVASKATFEVYRDNADQWRWRLVHRNGNIIADGSEGYASKQKATQGLKSVKRNVAGANIVDQSKDEPVETDPAGSNATAELFADKAAKWRWRLVHDNGNIIADSGQGYSSKQKAKQGLQSVKTNAPGAPVETSD; this is encoded by the coding sequence ATGCCGGATACGAATCAGGACGAGTCACTACACGAATCGAGTGCAACACGAAGTCGAAACGGACTCGCTACCTTCTTTCGTCGGCTCTCACGTCGACTCGCCCGCGGCGAGCCGGTCCCGGTCGACGAGGAACAGACAGTCACGGTAACCCCGCCCGAGGAGTCCGATCTGGACGTCGAGATCGAGCGCGATGGGGACCAGCTACGCCTCGACATCGCCGTCGAGTGGGAGGAAGGCGAGGACGATATCGAAACGGACGTCGTCGCCAGCAAGGCGACCTTCGAGGTCTATCGGGACAACGCCGACCAATGGCGCTGGCGACTCGTCCACCGCAACGGCAACATCATCGCCGACGGGAGCGAGGGATACGCGTCGAAACAGAAAGCAACGCAAGGGCTCAAAAGCGTCAAGCGTAACGTCGCCGGTGCAAACATCGTCGACCAGTCCAAGGACGAACCGGTGGAGACCGACCCTGCTGGCAGTAATGCGACAGCAGAGCTGTTCGCCGACAAGGCGGCCAAGTGGCGCTGGCGGCTCGTCCACGACAACGGCAACATCATCGCCGACAGCGGTCAGGGGTACTCCTCCAAACAGAAGGCAAAGCAGGGGTTACAGAGCGTGAAGACGAACGCACCGGGCGCACCGGTCGAGACGTCTGACTGA
- a CDS encoding FAD-dependent oxidoreductase, which translates to MTGKYDLVIVGGGISGASLLYTTAKFTDIDSIALIEKESELAAINSHHTNNSQTLHFGDIETNYTLEKAEEVKEGAELLAGYLENYDDGREMHAKRSKMVLAVGEEEVQELEERYHEDGFGDLFPKLRPIGRQEMAEIEPKVVEGRDEDVEMLALQTPDGYVVDYGETTKSFVERAEEEAAVDVYTGTEVTDITPTLDGYTIATENGRFDCEATVVAAGSHSLQIAQELGYGEDLSLLPVAGSFFLADEGLLNGKVYTLQMKKLPFAAVHGDADVHDPGITRFGPTAKVVPALERGRISTVGDFLDVFGMNLDSLLSYGNIMADRILLPFVLENLLYDLPEVGPRQFLPDVQKVVPSVELDDIERAEGYGGVRPQIVDTSEKSLDMGEAKIVGDDVIFNITPSPGASTCLKNAMQDTYTVLEFLDGEYEFDEEAFRSDTIGNFPRPEDSAVSGPSASGTTDAEAAGDAAATDD; encoded by the coding sequence ATGACCGGTAAGTACGACCTCGTCATCGTCGGTGGCGGTATCAGTGGTGCGTCGCTCCTGTATACAACCGCGAAGTTCACTGATATCGACTCGATCGCGCTGATAGAGAAGGAATCCGAGCTCGCGGCGATCAACTCTCATCACACCAACAACTCCCAGACGCTTCATTTCGGAGATATCGAGACGAACTACACCCTCGAAAAGGCCGAGGAGGTAAAGGAAGGTGCGGAGCTGCTCGCGGGATATCTCGAAAACTACGACGACGGCCGCGAGATGCACGCCAAGCGGAGCAAGATGGTGCTGGCCGTCGGCGAAGAGGAGGTCCAAGAGCTGGAAGAGCGATACCACGAGGACGGTTTCGGCGACCTGTTCCCAAAACTGCGCCCGATCGGTCGCCAGGAGATGGCCGAAATCGAGCCGAAGGTCGTCGAGGGCCGTGACGAGGATGTCGAGATGCTCGCCCTGCAGACGCCGGACGGCTACGTCGTCGACTACGGCGAGACGACCAAGTCGTTCGTCGAACGGGCCGAAGAGGAGGCCGCAGTCGATGTCTACACGGGAACGGAAGTCACCGACATCACGCCCACGCTCGACGGTTACACGATCGCAACCGAGAACGGCCGCTTCGACTGTGAGGCGACCGTCGTCGCTGCCGGCTCACACAGCCTCCAGATAGCCCAGGAGCTGGGCTACGGCGAGGACCTGTCACTGCTCCCGGTCGCGGGTAGCTTCTTCCTCGCCGACGAAGGGCTGTTGAACGGGAAAGTCTACACTCTCCAGATGAAGAAGCTCCCGTTCGCGGCCGTCCACGGCGACGCCGACGTTCACGATCCGGGGATCACGCGCTTTGGCCCGACGGCGAAGGTCGTCCCGGCGCTCGAACGTGGCCGGATCTCCACCGTCGGGGACTTCCTCGACGTGTTCGGGATGAACCTCGATTCCCTGCTCAGTTACGGGAACATCATGGCCGACCGAATCCTCCTGCCATTCGTCCTCGAAAACCTCCTGTACGACCTCCCAGAAGTCGGCCCGCGCCAGTTCCTGCCGGACGTCCAGAAGGTCGTCCCGAGCGTCGAACTGGACGATATCGAGCGCGCGGAGGGGTACGGCGGCGTCCGGCCGCAGATCGTCGATACCAGCGAGAAGTCCCTGGATATGGGTGAGGCCAAGATCGTCGGCGATGACGTCATCTTCAACATCACGCCCTCGCCGGGTGCCTCGACCTGCCTGAAAAACGCCATGCAGGATACCTATACCGTACTGGAGTTCCTCGACGGCGAGTACGAGTTCGACGAGGAAGCGTTCCGATCGGACACGATCGGCAACTTTCCGCGGCCCGAGGACAGTGCGGTCAGCGGCCCCAGCGCGTCCGGGACGACCGACGCCGAGGCTGCCGGTGACGCCGCAGCGACTGACGACTGA
- the phnE gene encoding phosphonate ABC transporter, permease protein PhnE: protein MPTASRRCTIVTSGKSAVEEEFERIQRRWRRRTARQIVALFALIAGFFATTRWLGFDLAYLWAHRGNLRSVLVEEMLLPGPLWEQLVTDAPQLLPAAAETLGIAAAGTAIGLPLAFVLGVLAASNVTPRYVHASVRLFLGGARAIPSMVYALLFVVLAGLGPVAGTLAIAAGTVGDLGRLFADEMEEIDRGPVEAVRSTGASLLATTSAARLPQVSTAYLAWILFYLEINARKSTVLGIVGAGGIGYPLIMAFRARNYTRVMAAIVVILVLVVGVELVANRLRDRFGLDRERTS from the coding sequence ATGCCGACCGCATCGCGGAGGTGTACGATCGTGACATCCGGTAAGTCCGCGGTCGAGGAGGAGTTCGAGCGTATTCAGCGCCGCTGGCGACGCCGGACTGCACGACAGATCGTCGCCCTCTTCGCCCTGATCGCCGGCTTCTTCGCGACGACGCGCTGGCTCGGCTTCGACCTGGCGTACCTGTGGGCCCACCGGGGGAACCTCCGGTCAGTTTTGGTCGAGGAGATGCTGCTGCCCGGCCCGCTCTGGGAGCAACTCGTCACCGACGCGCCACAACTCCTGCCGGCAGCCGCCGAGACGCTCGGTATCGCTGCCGCAGGGACGGCGATCGGACTCCCGCTCGCGTTTGTTCTGGGCGTGTTGGCCGCGAGCAACGTCACACCGCGATACGTCCACGCGAGCGTCCGGCTCTTCCTGGGTGGCGCGCGCGCCATCCCGAGCATGGTGTATGCCCTGCTGTTCGTCGTCCTCGCCGGACTGGGGCCCGTCGCCGGGACGCTCGCGATCGCCGCGGGGACGGTCGGCGATCTCGGCCGCCTGTTCGCCGACGAGATGGAGGAGATCGACCGCGGACCCGTCGAGGCCGTGCGTTCGACCGGCGCGAGCTTGCTGGCGACGACCTCGGCCGCGCGCCTCCCCCAGGTGTCGACCGCGTATCTCGCGTGGATCCTGTTCTATCTGGAGATCAACGCACGCAAAAGCACTGTCCTCGGGATCGTCGGCGCGGGTGGGATTGGTTACCCCTTAATCATGGCCTTTCGAGCTCGCAACTACACCCGCGTGATGGCCGCGATCGTCGTGATCCTCGTGCTCGTCGTGGGCGTGGAACTCGTCGCCAACCGGTTGCGGGATCGGTTTGGCCTTGATCGTGAGCGGACGAGCTAG